Within the Arachis duranensis cultivar V14167 chromosome 10, aradu.V14167.gnm2.J7QH, whole genome shotgun sequence genome, the region GGCACAGGACGATGACGTCGCCGGCTCCGATGAAGAGGATCCAAATAAATCACGTGACGAGTTCAAATACATCTTTGAGAAGGTTTTCAGTGAGAAAGATGAGAAGGCTGGGAAGAGTACCCCGAAGAAGGCACTAGTGCCTCATTCAAATGAAGGTTTAGCTTTGACTAAAATGTTGAGGTACGATGGGACTTTTGGTGAGCCTTACGGTgaaggttatattagaaaggGAATAGAGTTGCTTGGAGTCTCAAAGAGGGAAGAGATCGAGGCTAGGTGGAGGAAGTTCGAAGATgctgaaaaaaaattgcatgcGGAGATAGCTGAATTCTATGCAGAACAGGCTCAGTTAATATATCAAGTAAATAGCTCCTTATCCTCCTAGGTATATATCTTGGAATTCTGgcattttgattttattttggtaCGTTTAGGTTCATGgcattttagtattttatgatatatatttatctccattcattcaaaaattgTGTGTTTAAGGGAAGCAAAATGGAGGGCTTTTAGTAAAGATTTAGGCTGCAAACCTTTCTTCCACACTTGTTCACCAAAACCCAACTCACAAAAAACCAATTTGACAATCTTTCAATTTTGATTTCCCTTCAGCTTAGTTTCAGTTGCTCTAAGTTTAAATGTTAATTGTTAGTTTGGCTTGTTCAATATTAAGATTATAggcaattttaacaaaaattatatatatagctaTAGCTTTTAAGTTTCAAGTATTTGGCCTACTTCTATGGCAGAATCATTAacttcaagaagaaatataacAAACAATGAAAGAGAATACTATGCTAATTGCTAAGTCAAACAATTGTCTGTTAATTATGTTTCTCGAGGTTAAAAACGataatttttagtaatcctATTATGgctgaaaataattaaatgaatggaaaattatcaaattttagataactCTACAAATTACTCAACACTAGCATGGGGTAGAATGTGTAGAACAATGGAAGTGAAGTAACAAATTAGTTGTCATGCCACTCTATATGAATAATATTGTTGGGAGcttaggctgcgtttgtttacagAGACAGGACAGAGACACTCAGACACGAAATCGTGTTTGGCAGAGAAGATATGGACAGAGACAATGTGTCCAGAGACaatgaattagtgtattttgtgtccatcctgacaggaaggatacagagacactaacaagggacacaacttttttttttcattattcttgttaatttttcataattatattttttattattatatttttcatctcaaattttttgaatgaaaaaaaatgagaataaattgaattttcataatttgttctagtttatcaccaaacagaatacaagaacacaaaattttgtgtctttgtCCATCAGTGTCTTATCCTGTCCTGTTCTCAGTCTTGTCCTATTCTtagaaacaaacgcagccttacATAACAAGTATTTTGTATGATAGATGGCTAAAGTTGTGTTAACTTAGGCTGCGATTGGTGAAACAGACACAATGAAACATAACTTGTTTGGTAGTTAAATATATGTCATAACATGATAACATACAAATAACAATACTATGAAAATGATAATCTTACCCTTATACAAACCACCACTACTTACAACACCATCTCATGTCTTCGTGTGATGGTTGGGGTTCTATATGTTAAGCACATTGTTAATTTCCAATTTTTCaaattgtgatttttgtttttggtgaTACGTACTATTCGAATATTGTCAATGATGACAATTAAGGTGTTAGGCTTTCCTGTCGATGTACATTTTGCCGCTTTGacatccaaattttttatttgggcccttttttgTGGATGGTAGGAATAGTTGTATATATTGCTCTCAttcttcatttaaaaaaaataaaactctcGTTCTTCATTCTATTCGGCTATTCCTATAATTTCTTTGtttgagaatttattctatacaaattgaaaagaaaaatgatagaTAAACAACTCAGtcaattttaaacaattttaattaataataattaattagtatcgAGTgcagtttaaaaatattttattaattttaaagcaaaaatatttttctaacgCATTGTTGCTGTCtcaatttattaaaatctagatTTAGACCTCGGCAATGCGCGAAACTTAAATGCATatttaaattggaaaaataataatgccagttttatttttaataatcattCCTTACATAATTTGTttacattatattttatatgaatttgTAGAAAAAGAGTGATAACATCATCTCtctataaattaatataaaatttaataccatcacagaaaataaaaaaactaaatgaTTTCAGCAATCTTGTTGGATGAGTTTTgaatattatgtaattaattttGGCGTCTTTTTGCTCTTGTTTTGGATGAATGTGTGTAAGTAATTGTAAATCTAAAAATACTGGGAAAAGTTACAACTCACATTGGAATTAaaggtcatcatcatcatcattgagaaattttcaatttatatatagAACATACATGTCCCtcatttcattaattttatgtTGCTATATCTGATTGTATATGATCATTTAAATTCTGTTGATTGGctttaaaaatgaattaattatGGTTCTGTTTATGAGCTGCTTTGATTCTGCTTATGAGCTGTTAATCAAATGACTTCTGCTTTGGTTCTTCTTATCATTTACTTGCTTACTCTCTCTGTGCATATATTGATAGATTGATAGATAGATAAATATATTGTAGATGAATAATGAATTGTAATTAACTAATAACTATGAACCTAAGGGAGTTGAATAATGAATTGTAGTTCCTTCATggtttatgtttataatttatattgatttttttgttttattttgtagaAATTGCACCAACCGGgggaagatgatgatgagtcTGGTGTCGATTCAAATTAAGCATGGTGGCTGTTtggtttttatttgttttaaagtGACTGTTTCGGTTTAAAgtgtgtttatttttgttgttttgttagACATTTTTAATTGcctttgttttatgtttaattaagttgaatttgtattgaatttggatgtgatatactcttgttattttagtttatttagtttatttttgtttattgacGGTTTTAAACttcattttattgtaatttaaatTCTGATTATTAGGTGTAAAAAACCGAAAAATCGACCGAATTAAATTGCtgttggtttggttcggttcggttgTTCAAACAACAGCTAACCGAATAGTTGATATCATTGTAGAATCGATCAGG harbors:
- the LOC107468190 gene encoding uncharacterized protein LOC107468190 isoform X1, translating into MAKQKHVAPLEDSDHEEEEEDSSEGEDEVASSNEDEDTDEGEDERDKHVLVPRKPQPQTVSKPSSSSSEVELDSEPEPDPEPESLLENAKASSKLKSQPSSAVSEAKSGSKRAAKNSIDHSNQPKRGKKAQDDDVAGSDEEDPNKSRDEFKYIFEKVFSEKDEKAGKSTPKKALVPHSNEGLALTKMLRYDGTFGEPYGEGYIRKGIELLGVSKREEIEARWRKFEDAEKKLHAEIAEFYAEQAQLIYQKLHQPGEDDDESGVDSN
- the LOC107468190 gene encoding uncharacterized protein LOC107468190 isoform X2, which produces MAKQKHVAPLEDSDHEEEEEDSSEGEDEVASSNEDEDTDEGEDERDKHVLVPRKPQPQTVSKPSSSSSEVELDSEPEPDPEPESLLENAKASSKLKSQPSSAVSEAKSGSKRAAKNSIDHSNQPKRGKKAQDDDVAGSDEEDPNKSRDEFKYIFEKVFSEKDEKAGKSTPKKALVPHSNEGLALTKMLRYDGTFGEPYGEGYIRKGIELLGVSKREEIEARWRKFEDAEKKLHAEIAEFYAEQAQLIYQVNSSLSS